TGCATACATCAAATTCATAAAGATATTGATATTCTATTCGCTAAAATCTTTACACAATGCTCggaagagatacgatgctctctctcagttcagcattcttcgAGATCTGTAAAGGCTTGATCTGGCTTGAGTAAAACTATATCGAGTTTATCGTGCATTTTAGTGCTTGGTTTAATTCCTCAAACCTTAATTCACTTTATATAACTATTTGTAGctaattttaatatgtgcagtatttaaatttttgatgctttctctcatttaatgcaaacaccctgatagagattttcattatttttatgagAATTGTtagcattagataattactataagtTCCAATAACCCTCTTTATGACATTTTCCCCTGACGATCCTAACACCAAAACAAATTAATGCCGTATGGCAGGGGTCCACTTCATGTATTCTAAAGCAAAAACAATTAATAAATTTATCATCCTAAAAGAGTAATATCATATACGCTACATTTTGTGTCGCTgtatttttattctattttgtgATGTTATAATTTCCATCTTTATTTTACTTTTGGTAAATATTCAATGGGAACAGATAGACTCACCGCTAAGCCCTAATTACATTGTATCTTATGTAGATGCAGTCCTCGACAATATAGTATGCTCCTAATTCTCGAAAGTCAATAAATTTTTGGAATCCTATGCCTTGGTTTCTACCGTCTGTAGGTTTCTTGTAAGCAAAGAGAGTTTCATCGTTGGGCTAAAAAGATGAAATGCAAAATATATGAAACAAACATATTTCCGGTTTCATTTTCCGTTGCTTATAAACAAAGAGAATGCTGTCACTATTTAACTTCAAGTGTGAAAATAAAGTTGAAAGAAactgaaatgaaaatatttgtaatgCCTGTAGGTAAAACTAAGGAGTAAGTGTACAATAAGTATGCTATTGTTATGGTTCAGATAAAAATAGAACGAGTGTCTAAAAATAGAAAGAGACAAGAAAAAGAAGTCTAAGTAGGGCATGTTGTACACTGTGTACAGGACTGTAAACTCTCTGTACAAATATTGTGATGACAATTCTTAAACGTTCTTTTTTATTCAGTTTTGCTTTAATTTGAcctatatttttttcaagtaaacattaTATTATGTTAGTGATTTTAAATTACTGACACTAAGAGACTAAGAAGGAATAAcggtaaaaaataaattttacagcAGGGCCTTTTACAATGACCACGTGTATTTAGCTTTTATCAAAGGATTTAATGTAtactaaaattgttttattcatttcaaaacaatttattatatagTAAAACTGTTCAACGTATCACATCAGCaataattaaatgtttttacCAAAACTATCTAACTCATTTTACCAAAGCTTTTTAACTTATCCCGCAAAAGCTGCTAGCAAAGTTGGTATTTATCAGGCTTAGAGTTTGGTCAAGCCTAAACTACAGTAACTAACAGAGTTTCTTTTGCTGAGTTATGTGTAGTTATGACttaatacattttattgctCTCACCACGAGTGTCATTTGTCTCGTGCGTCCTGGGTTTTTAGGAGCAAGTAACGAGATTGCCACAGAGTGCTTGAATGGAAATTCCAGTAGCTCATCAAATTCTCCTTGGAGCAGCACAAAGTGAAGACTCAAATATTTTCCATATGAGTCACCCTCTCCATTCAGACATGCCTACAACATGCCATATTCATACATGCCTGCAACATGTCATATTCAGACACACCTGCGACATGTCATATTTAAACATGCGTGAAACGTGTCATGTTCAGACATGCCTCCAGCATGTCATATTCATATTCAGACACGCCTACCACATGTCATATTTGGACATGCATATAACATATTCATACATGCTTGCAGCATGACATATTCAACAAGagttttatttatgatatcgtAGCAGCCctattttaaatttaacaatttttgcaggTGTAAGAAGAAAATGCCTTCAAAGTAAACAAAAATTCATCGAGGTTATTTTTATTTccaaaaaatgttgtatagccCGTTGTATAAGTACTGATTTATAACTCATTCTGGCATTGCAGTCCCAAGCATTTACTTGTGCAATAATGCATGCCTTTGTTGTATTTTGAACTTTGTTCCACTACTACAAATGATTGGAATTAGCAGTTTCCTTCATATTAGAAGTTTTGCTATGGCTGTCACTGAGGCTGTCAACATCGCTACCACCAGCGCTGCTGCTATTGAAGCCAACTCTCAACTATATATTTTGCTGATTGTATTTCTCTAGCCTTCTTTGATATTTCTGCTTGCTCTTTTATGGTTTGGCAGCTGAGCTGTCATGCATTTGCTAAGGTTTCTTTAAATAGGTCAGCCGCTGTCTGCTCCTGCTCTGTTTACCTTCAACTTCACCTGTTGCTGTCAAATTCTTTAGGCTTTCTTTGTTGCATTATGTGCTCAAAAGAACTTTCGCTATGTTCTTTTGATTGTTTGTATTAAGTTCCTTATTCTTTTTGCTTTTATGCTTTTTATACTTCCACATTTGCAATGTGATTCGTCAAAATATTCGAAACATTTGTATTAGGAACCACACTTTCACTGATCCAAATCTTTGCAGGACATAGTACGTAAAGAGGGAAAGAGATCTCGCTGGCTGTCGCTGTCATTATCACCGCCATTATTGCTATtgctatcactgttattataaaCTGTTTCTATCATAACTGGTGTTTTATAATTACTAGTTATCTGGCACTCTGTGTGCCGAGGGTGATTGTAAAAGAACGCCATGCATAATAAGTATCTAGAATATTTCAAAATGCAGCCTAGTTGAGTGGCATAGATAGAATCCCGCCCAGTTGCTGAGCTAAATGTTAGAGTttaaatcttctgtgatacaaTCTTTTTCACAACATCTAATAATTTTAGACAAAAGGATAAACGCAGCtcttataatagtaaaaatttTTAACACCATTCATATCATTATATCTTGTATTATATATAGGTATCTCATCATTATTAGCAACAACTTTTTCTCAGATTTATCAAAAGTAACTGGCTACATgtagattaaatatttttagttgGACTAAAAGGGTTAAACTCGGTGTTTGTATCTTTTAGTGCATATAGCTAAACATGAATAAACTAGTAGCATAAATATTATTGGAAAGATCAAATTTTCAAACTCATTGTTGGACAAGAGGGACCGACAAGCATAAAATTTTGGTATGCAATTTTACCCAATTTTACCCAATTGTGTATCATTAAACTTTTTGCTATTAATTTCCGAGTCGCGTTACAAAAAATGGATAAGAAGAGAGGAATGCAACAACTATTTGATTTACTCTTGTATGCCACAGAGTGTTTAGCTAATGAATTTTGCATTTTCTAGGTCTCAAAGTTGTAAATATGGTATGAAAATGTTACCacaagttttaatttcaagGCCAAACTTGTTGCATCAATAAAACTGCTGCCGCCAATTGAGTCTCAAACCTTTTTCTAAAATACATACCCTGCCACACATTTTATATCCTGTAGAGGAAGTGTAGAAAGGACGGCTAAAACACGCGACGGGGCTGGTTTTGCCTGCTTCTTGCTTTCTTCTTTGAAAGTCACCAATCTTCCAAATATGGTAGCCTTCATAGGAAGCAGACATCATAAACTAAATAAGATATATATAGCTGCTAAGTCGTTATTTCTACTTGCATCGATCAATTTACaaataataatgaaagaaatgaaaaatacatatataaatattttaaaatgaataaaatt
The sequence above is drawn from the Watersipora subatra chromosome 5, tzWatSuba1.1, whole genome shotgun sequence genome and encodes:
- the LOC137397338 gene encoding TNF receptor-associated factor 3-like, whose translation is MSASYEGYHIWKIGDFQRRKQEAGKTSPVACFSRPFYTSSTGYKMCGRACLNGEGDSYGKYLSLHFVLLQGEFDELLEFPFKHSVAISLLAPKNPGRTRQMTLVPNDETLFAYKKPTDGRNQGIGFQKFIDFRELGAYYIVEDCIYIRYNVIRA